One region of Drosophila subobscura isolate 14011-0131.10 chromosome J, UCBerk_Dsub_1.0, whole genome shotgun sequence genomic DNA includes:
- the LOC117894795 gene encoding ORM1-like protein codes for MTSIAGGHGEPNPNSSWLSARGFWLAYFLGLLSIHLILLSLPFVSISWAWTATNLIHNAAHLYFLHIIKGAPWLSIENDPSRHWTHWEQIDDGMQMTTTRKFLTVVPIVLFLLTCLYTRNSTEHFIANFVSLVVVTLPKLPQFHGVRLFNINKY; via the exons atgacGAGCATTGCCGGCGGACACGGGGAGCCGAACCCCAACAGCTCCTGGTTGAGTGCACGTGGCTTTTGGCTGGCGTACTTCCTTGGCTTATTGTCTATTCACTTGATACTGTTATCTCTGCCCTTTGTCAGTATTTCGTGGGCCTGGACAGCTACCAACCTGATTCACAATGCG GCCCACTTGTACTTCTTGCACATCATTAAGGGAGCCCCTTGGCTGAGCATCGAGAACGACCCGAGCCGTCACTGGACTCACTGGGAGCAGATAGACGACGGCATGCAAATGACGACCACCCGAAAGTTTTTAACAGTCGTTCCAATTGTTCT TTTTCTGCTCACCTGTCTCTACACCCGGAACAGTACCGAACACTTTATTGCCAACTTTGTGTCCCTGGTTGTCGTCACGCTGCCCAAGCTTCCACAGTTCCATGGCGTGCGTTTATTCAACATAAACAAGTACTAG
- the LOC117894281 gene encoding asparagine--tRNA ligase, cytoplasmic-like, which produces MSAGAIYTSENRGSDESGDGSQRKPFKTVLHAMRLTGSEPYETIYVDSSEPSKVFEPAAKSQLKKVQKVLQRDGLKNVEKELREAEDAEKRQLNLEEARKIRIKENASLPLARQIKIAKGTDARGARVKIYGWVHRLRRQGKALIFLTLRDGTGFLQCVLTDSLCQTYDALVLSTESSVVLYGVLYPVPAGKIAPGDHELRVDYWELIGLAPAGGADAILNEEALPDVQLDNRHIMIRGENTSKVLKMRSIVMQAFRDHYFERGYNEVTPPTLVQTQVEGGSTLFKMQFFGEEAFLTQSSQLYLETCLPALGDVFTIAQSYRAEQSRTRRHLAEYTHVEAECPFISYDDLLDRLEDLVCDVVDRVLKSPFGHLVMELNPDFKAPKKPFRRMDYAAAIDWLKSNNITKDDGTFYEFGEDIPEAPERKMTDTINEPILLCRFPVAIKSFYMSRCPEDQRLTESVDVLLPNVGEIIGGSMRIWDSEELLKGYEREGIDPTPYYWYTDQRVYGTMPHGGYGLGLERFLCWLLNRYHIREVCLYPRFLDRCRP; this is translated from the coding sequence ATGAGTGCCGGTGCGATCTATACATCCGAAAACCGCGGAAGCGACGAGTCTGGAGACGGTAGCCAGAGGAAGCCCTTCAAAACGGTTCTCCATGCAATGCGGCTGACGGGCTCTGAGCCCTACGAAACCATATATGTGGACAGCTCGGAGCCGTCCAAAGTTTTTGAGCCCGCTGCCAAGTCTCAGCTGAAAAAGGTCCAGAAAGTGCTGCAACGCGATGGCCTGAAGAACGTCGAAAAGGAGCTCCGCGAGGCAGAGGACGCGGAGAAGCGCCAACTGAACTTGGAGGAGGCGCGCAAAATTAGGATTAAAGAGAATGCCAGCTTGCCATTGGCCAGACAAATAAAGATCGCTAAAGGAACGGATGCCCGTGGAGCACGCGTCAAAATCTATGGCTGGGTGCACCGACTGCGGAGGCAGGGCAAGGCGCTGATCTTCCTTACCCTAAGAGATGGCACTGGATTCTTGCAATGTGTACTTACTGATTCGCTGTGCCAGACTTACGACGCCCTGGTTTTGAGCACCGAGAGTTCCGTGGTGCTCTATGGTGTACTCTACCCGGTGCCTGCGGGGAAGATCGCACCCGGTGACCATGAGCTACGCGTGGACTACTGGGAGCTGATTGGTCTGGCTCCCGCAGGTGGGGCCGATGCCATTCTCAACGAGGAAGCTCTGCCCGACGTGCAGCTGGACAACAGGCACATAATGATTCGGGGCGAAAACACCTCCAAGGTGCTCAAGATGCGCTCTATCGTGATGCAGGCCTTCCGCGACCATTACTTTGAGCGAGGCTACAACGAGGTAACGCCCCCAACCCTGGTTCAGACACAGGTAGAGGGCGGCTCCACTCTCTTCAAAATGCAGTTCTTCGGCGAGGAGGCCTTCCTCACCCAGAGCTCGCAGCTGTACTTGGAGACTTGCCTGCCCGCTCTGGGCGATGTCTTCACCATTGCCCAGAGCTATCGGGCAGAGCAGAGTCGCACACGCCGCCACCTGGCGGAGTACACCCACGTGGAGGCAGAGTGTCCATTCATAAGCTACGACGATCTGTTGGATCGCCTCGAGGACTTGGTCTGCGACGTTGTGGATCGTGTGCTGAAATCGCCATTTGGCCACCTGGTGATGGAGCTGAACCCTGACTTCAAGGCACCGAAGAAGCCGTTTCGTCGCATGGACTACGCGGCCGCCATCGATTGGCTGAAGAGTAACAACATTACCAAGGATGATGGCACCTTCTACGAGTTTGGCGAGGACATACCCGAGGCTCCCGAGCGCAAGATGACCGACACCATCAACGAGCCCATTCTACTCTGCCGCTTCCCCGTGGCCATCAAATCGTTTTACATGTCCCGCTGTCCGGAGGACCAGCGGCTGACTGAGAGTGTGGATGTTTTGCTGCCCAACGTGGGCGAGATTATCGGTGGCTCGATGAGGATTTGGGACAGCGAAGAATTGTTGAAGGGCTATGAGCGTGAGGGCATCGATCCCACACCCTACTACTGGTACACCGATCAAAGGGTCTATGGAACAATGCCTCACGGCGGTTATGGTCTTGGCCTGGAGCGCTTCCTTTGCTGGTTGCTCAACCGATATCACATTCGTGAGGTTTGTCTTTATCCACGCTTTCTCGACAGATGCAGGCCCTAA
- the LOC117893677 gene encoding aldose 1-epimerase, which yields MVRVIEDMFGIAVNPITQKTGQVRRFTLSTDRGMCVSVLTLGAIIQRIKVPDFDGKLEDVCLGYDDVAGYYRNQPSYFGGTIGRVANRVARGRFKLCGKEVKVSRNFRDRYQLHGGFVGFDSVIWDVVGIHKDGVTFQHVSPDGHEGYPGEVTVNINFSLNETGCFGMRIEARAKATTCVNITNHAYFNLAGHGTGKDTLLQHMLMIKAQKIVDTDLEQIPTGKLMRIRNTPYDFSSLVNLGKRIAQLSNCPISGFDNNYCVDVAPNRVQLVARVVHPCSGRYMEVHTNQPGVQFYTANNLPDEDRGGVPNIGKGGAHYVRHGSFCLETQKYPDAMNHDDFPSIVLNPGQLYDHQVVYRFGACPKRI from the coding sequence ATGGTGCGCGTCATCGAGGATATGTTCGGCATTGCCGTCAACCCCATCACCCAGAAGACGGGTCAGGTGCGCCGCTTTACGCTGAGCACAGACAGGGGCATGTGCGTGTCTGTTCTCACCCTGGGTGCCATCATCCAGAGGATCAAGGTGCCGGACTTTGACGGAAAGCTCGAGGATGTCTGTCTGGGCTACGATGACGTGGCGGGCTACTACCGCAACCAGCCGAGCTACTTCGGAGGCACCATTGGAAGGGTGGCCAATCGAGTGGCCCGGGGCCGATTCAAGCTGTGCGGCAAGGAAGTGAAGGTGAGCCGTAACTTCAGGGATCGCTACCAGCTGCACGGTGGCTTTGTGGGCTTCGACAGCGTCATCTGGGATGTGGTTGGCATACACAAGGACGGCGTTACCTTTCAGCACGTCTCGCCGGACGGCCACGAAGGGTACCCCGGGGAGGTGACTGTCAACATCAACTTTTCGCTGAACGAAACCGGCTGCTTTGGCATGAGGATCGAGGCAAGGGCCAAGGCCACTACCTGTGTCAACATCACCAACCACGCGTACTTCAACCTGGCGGGCCATGGAACCGGAAAAGACACTCTACTGCAGCACATGCTGATGATCAAGGCGCAGAAGATTGTGGACACGGATCTCGAGCAGATCCCCACTGGGAAGCTGATGCGCATCCGCAACACTCCGTACGACTTTTCCAGCCTTGTCAATCTTGGCAAGCGCATTGCCCAGCTCTCAAATTGTCCCATCAGCGGCTTCGATAATAACTATTGTGTCGACGTGGCGCCCAATCGTGTCCAGCTGGTGGCCCGTGTTGTCCATCCCTGCAGCGGGCGCTACATGGAGGTGCACACCAACCAGCCGGGAGTGCAGTTCTACACAGCCAACAATCTGCCTGACGAGGATCGAGGCGGGGTGCCCAACATTGGCAAGGGCGGCGCTCACTATGTGCGGCATGGCTCCTTTTGCCTGGAGACCCAAAAGTATCCCGATGCCATGAATCACGATGATTTTCCGTCGATCGTCCTCAATCCCGGACAGTTGTATGATCATCAGGTGGTCTACAGATTCGGTGCATGCCCCAAACGAATTTAG
- the LOC117893283 gene encoding copper transport protein ATOX1 gives MTVHEFKVEMTCGGCASAVERVLGKLGDKVEKVNINLEERTVTVTSNLSSDELLEQLRKTGKSSSYIGVKK, from the exons atgacC GTGCACGAATTCAAGGTAGAAATGACCTGCGGCGGGTGTGCCAGTGCCGTGGAGCGCGTGTTGGGTAAATTGGGCG ATAAGGTCGAGAAAGTCAACATTAACTTGGAGGAAAGAACGGTTACCGTCACGTCGAACCTGTCGTCCGATGAACTGTTGGAACAGCTGCGCAAGACCGGCAAGAGCAGCTCGTACATCGGTGTGAAAAAATGA
- the LOC117893675 gene encoding probable fumarate hydratase, mitochondrial, whose translation MDNEGKKTRQESDTLGAMEVPVDRYYGAQTMRCLLNFRIGGTEERMPKPLVQAMGILKKAAAEVNQEYGLDSKISAAISSAADEVISGKLYDEGHFPLPIWQTGSGTQTNMNTNEVIGNRAIEILGGTVGTKDPVHPNDHVNKSQSSNDTFPSAIHIAVATALVTQLKPALTKLRDSLNGKAIEWKNIIKIGRTHTQDAVPITLGQEFSGYTQQLTNGLHRLDAVMPRVYQLALGGTAVGTGLNTRKGFAENCVKRISKLTSLPFVVAPNLFEALASRDAMVEVHGALNTVATSLMKIGNDIRFLGSGPRCGLGELMLPENEPGSSIMPGKVNPTQCEAMTMICAQVMGNHFAVTTGGANGHFELNVFKPLIASNVLRSIKLLTDGCTSFCVNCVQGIKPNKDKMAKIVEESLMLVTALNPHIGYDKSALIAKTAHLNGTTLKQEALNAGISEKDFDEWVRPEKMLGPS comes from the exons ATGGACAACGAGGGTAAGAAGACACGCCAGGAGAGCGACACTCTAGGGGCCATGGAAGTACCTGTGGATCGCTATTACGGCGCACAGACCATGCGCTGTTTGCTAAATTTCCGTATTGGTGGAACGGAGGAGCGCATGCCG AAGCCGCTAGTCCAGGCCATGGGGATACTGAAAAAGGCCGCTGCAGAGGTCAACCAGGAGTACGGACTGGACTCGAAGATTAGCGCGGCCATCTCGAGCGCTGCGGATGAGGTGATTTCGGGTAAGCTCTACGATGAGGGACACTTTCCTCTGCCGATCTGGCAGACGGGCTCTGGCACCCAGACGAATATGAATACGAACGAGGTGATCGGCAACCGAGCCATTGAAATTCTTGGGGGCACTGTGGGCACCAAGGATCCAGTGCATCCGAATGACCACGTCAACAAGTCGCAGAGCTCCAATGACACCTTTCCGTCGGCCATACACATTGCCGTGGCCACGGCCCTGGTCACCCAGCTGAAGCCCGCGCTGACCAAGCTGCGCGACTCCCTGAACGGCAAGGCTATTGAGTGGAAGAACATCATCAAAATCGGCCGCACCCACACCCAGGACGCAGTGCCCATTACGCTGGGCCAGGAGTTCAGTGGTTACACCCAACAACTGACCAACGGCCTGCATCGCCTCGATGCAGTAATGCCCCGCGTCTATCAGTTGGCCTTGGGCGGGACTGCCGTCGGCACTGGGCTGAACACGCGCAAGGGATTCGCAGAGAACTGCGTCAAGCGGATCTCCAAACTTACCTCGCTGCCCTTCGTGGTGGCTCCCAATTTGTTCGAGGCCCTGGCCTCCCGAGATGCCATGGTCGAGGTGCACGGCGCCCTCAACACTGTGGCCACCAGTCTTATGAAAATCGGCAATGACATTCGCTTCTTGGGATCAGGTCCGCGATGCGGGCTGGGGGAGTTGATGCTCCCCGAGAACGAACCGGGCAGCTCGATCATGCCGGGCAAGGTGAATCCCACCCAGTGCGAGGCCATGACCATGATCTGTGCCCAGGTTATGGGCAACCATTTTGCCGTCACCACAGGCGGTGCCAACGGCCACTTTGAGCTGAATGTGTTCAAGCCGCTAATTGCTTCCAATGTTCTGCGATCCATCAAGCTGCTCA CCGATGGCTGCACGAGCTTCTGTGTCAACTGCGTGCAGGGAATCAAGCCCAATAAGGACAAGATGGCCAAGATAGTGGAGGAGTCTTTGATGCTGGTCACTGCCCTCAATCCGCATATTGGCTACGACAAGTCGGCCCTGATAGCCAAGACAGCACACCTCAATGGGACCACACTGAAGCAGGAGGCGCTCAATGCTGGAATCTCTGAAAAGGACTTTGACGAGTGGGTGCGCCCAGAAAAGATGCTAGGACCCAGCTAG
- the LOC117893676 gene encoding aldose 1-epimerase has translation MPITLEEEIFGLAVNPFTKAPEMVRRYTLSNSNRMSISVIQLGAIIQSVRMPDAYEKVDDICLGFDDIASYVSTKAAYIGGTLGRVANRVANGEYVVGETKVQLTKNFQNKYQLHGGLVGFDSVIWEVVQKSEDGIVFRHVSAHGHEGYPGTLTCLISYWLDNENRVGVRFEATTDRRTAVNISNHAYYNLAGHGAGFKGLAEHTVEIAASKIVETDDAQIPTGQLINVDDTVFDLRLPVLLGDRLMQFDESLIDGYDNCFVVNGGSVQSSMNMVAKLVHPPSCRVMEVWTNQPGMQFYTANNLPDEKSGDVPMIGKDCTHYVKHGSFCVETEKFPDSMNHPEFPSIFLEPGEKYVHEVMYWFKVEKSWNCCSNNA, from the coding sequence ATGCCGATCACACTGGAGGAGGAAATCTTCGGCCTGGCTGTGAATCCCTTCACAAAGGCACCCGAGATGGTGCGTCGCTACACACTGAGCAACTCGAATCGGATGTCCATTTCAGTGATTCAACTGGGTGCCATCATTCAGAGTGTGCGAATGCCAGATGCCTATGAGAAGGTCGATGACATCTGCTTGGGATTCGATGACATTGCCAGCTACGTGTCCACCAAAGCGGCATACATTGGCGGGACCCTGGGACGGGTGGCTAACCGAGTGGCAAACGGCGAATACGTGGTGGGTGAGACAAAGGTGCAGCTGACCAAGAACTTCCAGAACAAGTACCAGCTGCATGGCGGCCTTGTGGGCTTCGACAGCGTCATATGGGAGGTGGTGCAGAAGTCGGAGGACGGCATTGTCTTTCGCCATGTCTCGGCGCATGGCCACGAGGGCTACCCGGGCACACTGACGTGCCTCATATCGTACTGGCTGGACAATGAGAATCGCGTTGGGGTGCGATTCGAGGCCACCACCGACAGACGCACAGCTGTGAATATCTCCAATCATGCGTACTACAATCTAGCCGGGCACGGCGCCGGCTTCAAGGGTCTTGCCGAGCATACTGTGGAGATAGCTGCCAGCAAGATTGTGGAGACGGATGATGCCCAGATACCCACTGGTCAGTTGATCAACGTCGACGATACGGTTTTCGACCTGCGGCTGCCCGTCCTGCTGGGCGATCGCCTCATGCAGTTCGACGAGAGCCTGATCGATGGCTACGACAACTGCTTTGTGGTCAATGGCGGCAGTGTGCAGTCGAGCATGAACATGGTCGCCAAGCTGGTTCACCCTCCCAGCTGTCGGGTCATGGAGGTATGGACCAACCAGCCGGGAATGCAGTTCTACACTGCCAACAATCTTCCCGACGAGAAGAGCGGCGATGTACCCATGATTGGCAAGGACTGCACGCACTACGTAAAACATGGCTCCTTTTGCGTGGAAACCGAAAAGTTTCCTGACTCTATGAACCACCCCGAGTTTCCATCGATCTTCCTCGAGCCCGGCGAGAAGTACGTGCATGAGGTCATGTACTGGTTTAAGGTGGAAAAGTCCTGGAATTGCTGTAGCAACAACGCCTGA